A stretch of Methanosphaerula palustris E1-9c DNA encodes these proteins:
- a CDS encoding uroporphyrinogen-III synthase yields the protein MKIAITRLAGKEENDAARCNAFGHTSEAVSPLRAEVYADQIEAFVQAVTEGQFDCLFFTSALPAQLIGPHLNTWPRVVAIGPTTAATLQQHGIPAETLSMFYSREFVPYLGSWISMKTIGIPRADVPNQALLDSITGAGGIPREFRCYGLVKTGEPLQTADAGAILFTSAMSYREARWTPRPDLLVGAIGEVTADAVRAGGTPVDVIGDGSLEGFLTALNRFIEERS from the coding sequence ATGAAGATCGCAATCACCCGGCTTGCTGGCAAGGAAGAGAACGATGCTGCCCGGTGCAATGCATTCGGCCACACCAGTGAGGCCGTCTCCCCCCTTCGGGCCGAGGTGTACGCCGACCAGATCGAAGCGTTTGTGCAGGCGGTCACCGAGGGACAGTTCGACTGCCTCTTCTTCACCAGTGCCCTGCCAGCCCAGTTGATCGGGCCTCACCTGAACACCTGGCCGCGGGTGGTGGCGATCGGGCCGACCACCGCAGCGACACTCCAGCAGCACGGGATCCCGGCAGAGACCCTCTCGATGTTCTACTCGCGAGAGTTCGTTCCCTACCTGGGCTCCTGGATCAGTATGAAGACAATCGGGATCCCGCGTGCCGACGTCCCAAACCAGGCTCTCCTCGATTCGATCACCGGAGCCGGCGGGATCCCGCGGGAGTTCCGATGCTACGGGCTCGTGAAGACCGGAGAACCCCTCCAGACCGCTGACGCCGGGGCGATCCTCTTCACCAGTGCGATGTCGTACAGAGAGGCACGCTGGACACCCCGCCCGGATCTGCTGGTCGGCGCCATCGGCGAGGTGACGGCGGATGCGGTCAGGGCCGGCGGAACACCGGTGGATGTGATCGGTGACGGTTCCCTAGAGGGGTTCCTTACGGCACTGAACCGATTCATAGAGGAGCGATCATGA